CTCCTTAGTGATTCGGCACTGAAGGAAGCAGAAGAAGCCGATGAAGAGATAAAAAAGGGAAACATAAAAGTCCTCACCGGAATACCCATCGCGGTGAAGGATATTATGTGTACTAAAGGTGTGAGGACGACCTGTGGATCAAAAATACTTCACAACTATATCCCTCCCTATGATTCTACGGTGGTAAAGAAGTTGAGGGAAGCCGGCGCCATATTTATTGGCAAGACTAATATGGATGAATTTGCCATGGGTTCGTCGACAGAGACCTCTTACTTCGGTATCACCAGAAATCCCTGGGATCTCGAGAGGATACCGGGAGGTTCCAGCGGTGGTTCCGCTGCCGCCGTTGCCGCCGATGAATGTATTGCCTCTCTCGGTTCCGATACCGGGGGATCTATCAGGCAGCCGGCTGCGATGTGCGGTGTGGTCGGGTTTAAGCCGACTTACGGGAGAGTCTCACGTTTCGGGCTGATAGCTTTCGCATCGTCGCTTGATCAGATTGGCCCCTTCACGAAGGATGTTGAAGACTGTGCCATATTGATGAACGTGATCGCCGGGTATGACCCGATGGATTCCACGTCTGTTCCGATGGAAGTTCCCGATTACAGGAAATATATTGCAAAGGGAATAGATGGCTGGACTATCGGGATACCAAAGGAATATTTTATTGAGGGGATTGATCCCGAGGTGTCTGATGCCGTCAAGGGCGCGATGGGGGTCATGGAGAAACTCGGGGCACAATGCATAGAGGTTTCCCTGCCCCATTCGGAATATTGCGTTGCCGTTTATTATGTTGTTGCCCCTGCAGAGGCTAGTTCAAACCTTGCGCGCTACGACGGGGTGAGATACGGTTTACGGTCAGAGTTCAAAGAGGGGGATGGCCTTTTGGAGATGTACAAAAAAACCCGTTCTGAAGGCTTTGGTGCAGAGGTAAAAAGGAGAATAATGATCGGCACTTACG
This DNA window, taken from Syntrophales bacterium, encodes the following:
- the gatA gene encoding Asp-tRNA(Asn)/Glu-tRNA(Gln) amidotransferase subunit GatA; amino-acid sequence: MELNRLTIHELQEMIKAGKTTSSAIVESACNRIDAVEDKVNSYITLLSDSALKEAEEADEEIKKGNIKVLTGIPIAVKDIMCTKGVRTTCGSKILHNYIPPYDSTVVKKLREAGAIFIGKTNMDEFAMGSSTETSYFGITRNPWDLERIPGGSSGGSAAAVAADECIASLGSDTGGSIRQPAAMCGVVGFKPTYGRVSRFGLIAFASSLDQIGPFTKDVEDCAILMNVIAGYDPMDSTSVPMEVPDYRKYIAKGIDGWTIGIPKEYFIEGIDPEVSDAVKGAMGVMEKLGAQCIEVSLPHSEYCVAVYYVVAPAEASSNLARYDGVRYGLRSEFKEGDGLLEMYKKTRSEGFGAEVKRRIMIGTYALSSGYYDAYYKKASQVRTLIKRDFEEAFRKCDVVLTPTVPAPAFKIGEKTDDPLQMYLSDIFTLSANLAGIPGISVPCGYTKSGLPIGLQLLAGHFEEGKLIQAASAYEKHSKIEIRRPEI